A DNA window from Pirellulales bacterium contains the following coding sequences:
- a CDS encoding SDR family oxidoreductase, which translates to MAQKQVALVTGSAKRRVGWHVADALAGRGYDLAIHYRSSAAEAEETVAELRKRNVEAVGLQADLTDEKAVREMIERALAHFGRLDVLVNCAAVWKSKRLEEITAADVRMHFETNTLGTFLCCQHAGLAMARQPEGGLIVTLGDWAEVRPYLNYAAYFPSKGAITTMTRSLAVELAERNPRVRVNCIMPGPVMLPPDLPEADRQEAINATLVKREGSPNNIAQAVLSFIDNDFITGVCLPVDGGRTIYAG; encoded by the coding sequence ATGGCTCAAAAACAAGTGGCTTTGGTGACGGGGAGCGCCAAGCGGCGGGTTGGATGGCATGTCGCGGATGCGTTGGCCGGCCGCGGGTACGACTTGGCAATTCATTACCGCAGTTCGGCTGCGGAAGCCGAGGAGACCGTGGCCGAGCTTCGCAAGCGGAATGTCGAAGCGGTCGGATTGCAGGCCGATCTGACCGACGAGAAAGCGGTCCGCGAGATGATCGAGCGGGCGCTCGCCCATTTCGGCCGGCTCGACGTGCTGGTGAACTGCGCGGCCGTTTGGAAGAGCAAACGGCTGGAAGAGATCACCGCCGCCGATGTGCGGATGCACTTCGAGACGAATACGCTCGGCACCTTTCTCTGCTGCCAACATGCTGGGTTGGCGATGGCGCGGCAGCCCGAGGGTGGATTGATCGTCACGCTCGGCGATTGGGCCGAGGTCCGGCCGTATTTGAATTACGCGGCCTATTTTCCCTCGAAGGGTGCGATTACGACGATGACCCGCTCACTGGCGGTTGAATTGGCCGAGCGGAATCCGCGGGTGCGGGTCAATTGCATCATGCCCGGCCCGGTGATGCTGCCACCCGATTTGCCGGAGGCCGATCGGCAAGAGGCGATCAACGCCACGCTCGTGAAGCGCGAAGGCTCGCCGAACAACATCGCCCAGGCGGTGCTCTCATTTATCGACAACGACTTCATTACCGGCGTCTGCCTGCCGGTCGATGGCGGGCGGACCATCTACGCCGGGTGA
- a CDS encoding HlyD family efflux transporter periplasmic adaptor subunit, producing MRIAFSIVGCLVCIAVAVVNVSGAEEEKSTSSAHAAAAESTKLIVTKGPFEIDATLDGTFDAYEKSEIILRPDSWSDLIVREAAQQGASVKAGDVVLKLETKKLEEAIKDLEAGIKISDISLRQLESDLSLLEKTAPIDLQGAQRGKQAADEDLKYFLEKDREMQIRTSDFGLKNSKYFLDYALEELKQLEKMYRADDLREETEEIILKRQRNAVESARFNLERTEANHHQTLGTSIPREEERLRDAASRAALALDKQQLAAPVGATKARLELEKLRTERDRNAEKLEKLQHDLEALTIRAPRTGVVYYGASKLGQWSNGSNLAAKLQRGGNIQPNEVLLTIVDPAALEVCAVVPEGELHLVHSGMKGRVTPTSFLDERIPTTVAELSTYPDPSGKFCAHLTLDADRLAKLDRRPVPGMTCSAKFISLNKSDAIAIPSKAIFNDEANEAAADYVFVEKSDGKAERRDVQIGQRSADRTEITGGLKEGETILLQRPKGM from the coding sequence ATGAGAATCGCCTTTTCAATCGTGGGTTGCCTGGTTTGCATTGCCGTTGCCGTTGTCAATGTGTCTGGCGCCGAGGAGGAGAAATCGACTTCATCGGCCCATGCCGCAGCGGCCGAATCGACCAAGCTTATCGTCACCAAAGGACCGTTCGAGATCGACGCGACGCTCGACGGGACTTTCGATGCCTACGAGAAGTCGGAGATTATTCTGCGTCCGGATTCGTGGAGTGATCTGATCGTCCGCGAGGCGGCGCAGCAGGGGGCAAGCGTCAAGGCCGGCGACGTTGTGCTCAAGCTCGAGACCAAGAAACTGGAAGAGGCGATCAAGGATTTGGAAGCCGGGATCAAGATCAGCGATATTTCGCTGCGGCAACTCGAATCCGATTTGAGCTTGCTCGAGAAGACCGCTCCCATCGACTTGCAAGGAGCGCAACGCGGCAAGCAGGCCGCCGACGAGGACCTCAAGTATTTCCTGGAGAAAGATCGCGAGATGCAAATCCGCACGTCCGATTTCGGCCTCAAGAATAGCAAGTATTTCCTGGATTATGCGCTCGAAGAACTCAAGCAACTCGAAAAAATGTATCGTGCGGACGACCTTCGCGAAGAGACCGAGGAAATCATTCTCAAGCGACAGCGGAACGCGGTCGAATCGGCACGATTCAATCTCGAGCGGACCGAGGCGAACCATCATCAAACTTTGGGCACCAGCATCCCGCGCGAGGAGGAACGGCTCCGGGACGCGGCCAGCCGTGCCGCGCTGGCCTTGGATAAGCAGCAGCTTGCCGCGCCGGTCGGCGCCACGAAAGCCCGCCTGGAACTCGAAAAACTCCGGACGGAACGGGACCGTAACGCCGAGAAACTCGAAAAGCTGCAACACGATCTCGAGGCGCTGACGATCCGCGCACCGCGCACCGGCGTCGTCTACTATGGCGCGAGCAAGCTCGGGCAGTGGAGCAACGGGTCGAACCTTGCCGCCAAGCTGCAGCGCGGCGGAAACATTCAGCCCAATGAAGTCCTGTTGACAATCGTCGATCCCGCGGCACTCGAAGTATGCGCCGTCGTACCGGAAGGAGAGCTGCACTTGGTCCATTCCGGCATGAAGGGCCGCGTCACGCCGACCAGTTTTCTCGACGAGCGCATTCCCACGACCGTCGCCGAGCTGTCGACCTACCCCGATCCATCGGGCAAGTTCTGCGCGCATTTGACGCTCGATGCGGACCGTCTGGCCAAGCTCGACCGCCGTCCAGTGCCGGGAATGACGTGCAGCGCGAAATTCATTTCGCTCAACAAGTCGGACGCGATCGCGATCCCCTCGAAGGCGATCTTCAACGACGAGGCAAATGAAGCGGCAGCCGACTACGTGTTCGTCGAAAAGTCCGACGGCAAGGCCGAGCGACGCGACGTTCAGATCGGGCAGCGCAGCGCCGATCGAACCGAGATCACCGGCGGTTTGAAAGAAGGGGAAACAATTCTGTTGCAGCGTCCCAAGGGAATGTAG
- a CDS encoding helix-turn-helix domain-containing protein: MPDQMKQNGEVRDTYFELVNEFPLVSIRSSRELKAARKMIDSLLAREPLNEGEEIYLDALSDLVAVYEDEEFEIHPPSDAGLLAHLLEAKQITQSDLAEALCISKSTICEVLSGKRELTRQQIMLMSNYFNIEPAAFLQKSRKCD; encoded by the coding sequence ATGCCAGACCAAATGAAGCAAAACGGTGAAGTACGTGATACGTACTTTGAGTTGGTCAATGAATTCCCCCTGGTGTCGATCCGATCCAGTCGGGAATTGAAGGCTGCGCGTAAGATGATTGATTCTCTTCTCGCGCGCGAGCCGCTGAACGAAGGTGAGGAAATCTACCTCGACGCTTTAAGCGATTTGGTTGCAGTCTATGAGGATGAAGAGTTTGAGATTCATCCTCCGTCCGATGCCGGCCTTTTGGCTCACCTACTCGAAGCAAAACAGATCACGCAAAGCGATCTAGCGGAGGCGCTTTGCATTTCTAAATCGACAATTTGCGAGGTGCTATCGGGGAAGCGGGAGCTAACTCGGCAGCAAATCATGTTGATGTCGAACTACTTCAACATCGAACCAGCCGCTTTCTTGCAAAAGAGCAGAAAGTGTGATTGA
- a CDS encoding response regulator — protein sequence MPNSSNTHLSPDGCALAIAQSSIDANLAGDNGVATGDALPAGATILMVDDEKLNSYVVAQYLKAAGYRALVQTTDPLETLSLAARLRPDAILLDIEMPRMNGLEVLRRIGADPTLATIPVVIISAADDEDVEAQARKLGASGFLHKPILKDDLLALLQSILARPN from the coding sequence ATGCCAAATTCGTCCAACACTCACCTATCACCGGACGGTTGTGCACTGGCGATCGCCCAATCGTCGATCGACGCCAACCTTGCCGGCGACAACGGCGTCGCAACGGGAGATGCTTTGCCCGCTGGCGCGACGATTCTGATGGTCGACGACGAAAAGCTGAATAGCTACGTTGTCGCCCAATATCTGAAAGCCGCTGGCTACCGCGCACTCGTCCAAACGACGGATCCGCTCGAAACCTTGTCCTTGGCAGCGCGCCTTCGTCCGGATGCGATCCTGTTGGACATCGAAATGCCCCGAATGAATGGGCTCGAAGTCCTCCGGCGGATCGGCGCCGATCCGACCCTCGCGACAATACCCGTGGTCATCATCTCCGCGGCGGACGACGAGGACGTTGAAGCGCAAGCCCGCAAACTAGGTGCGAGCGGTTTCCTGCACAAGCCGATCCTCAAGGACGATTTGCTTGCCCTCTTGCAGAGCATCTTGGCACGGCCGAACTGA
- a CDS encoding PP2C family protein-serine/threonine phosphatase, whose protein sequence is MSSPPSIFDRQGRWEDRMALIVETMREMSGQTDPQAMVRVFGKRARDLLPIDRSVSISRRGLDAPKYRITRSSTWKDEINPWKEKDRLPILEGGLLGDLIFGDEPRIIDDLKIPADDPGAEFLSGQRSLMAIPMFDQGVAMNMTVLMREGPAAFSYDQFPEWVWFSNLFGRATHNLVLSGQLREAYNAVDQELKVVGDIQRSLLPTELPRIPTMDVAAYYQTSRRAGGDYYDFFPLPGGKWGIFLADVSGHGTPAAVLMAITHSIAHTHPGPPTPPAEILTYLNHHLAKWYTSRTGTFVTAFYGVYDPAKRSLTYACAGHNPPRLMRCREKTLAVLNGVNGLPLGVNATEAYENCVQDLHPGDHIVFYTDGITEANNSAGELFGTHRLDAALTACSSQASLVLDAVLRALNEFAAGYPADDDRTLLVATIS, encoded by the coding sequence ATGTCATCACCACCCAGCATCTTTGATCGGCAAGGCCGGTGGGAAGACCGGATGGCGCTGATCGTGGAGACGATGCGCGAGATGAGCGGGCAGACCGATCCGCAGGCGATGGTCCGTGTGTTTGGAAAGCGGGCTCGCGACTTGCTGCCCATCGATCGCAGCGTTTCGATCAGCCGCCGCGGCCTCGACGCGCCGAAATATCGCATCACGCGAAGCAGCACTTGGAAGGACGAGATCAATCCCTGGAAGGAAAAGGACCGCCTGCCGATTCTTGAAGGGGGCCTGCTCGGCGATTTGATCTTTGGGGATGAGCCACGGATCATCGATGATCTAAAGATTCCCGCCGATGATCCGGGCGCCGAGTTCCTCTCCGGCCAGCGCTCGCTGATGGCGATTCCGATGTTCGATCAAGGCGTGGCCATGAATATGACCGTCCTGATGCGCGAAGGTCCGGCCGCCTTTTCTTACGACCAGTTTCCCGAATGGGTTTGGTTCAGCAATCTCTTCGGGCGAGCCACTCACAATTTGGTTCTGTCGGGCCAATTGCGCGAGGCCTACAACGCGGTCGACCAAGAGCTGAAAGTGGTCGGCGACATCCAGCGATCGCTCTTGCCGACCGAGCTGCCGCGGATTCCGACGATGGACGTGGCCGCCTATTACCAAACGTCGCGGCGCGCCGGCGGCGACTATTACGATTTCTTTCCGCTCCCCGGCGGCAAGTGGGGCATTTTCCTCGCCGACGTGAGCGGGCATGGCACTCCGGCGGCCGTGCTGATGGCCATCACGCACTCGATCGCCCACACGCACCCTGGCCCGCCGACCCCGCCCGCCGAGATTCTTACTTACCTCAACCATCATCTGGCCAAGTGGTATACATCTCGGACCGGCACGTTTGTCACGGCATTCTACGGCGTCTACGATCCGGCGAAGCGATCGCTGACCTACGCTTGCGCCGGGCACAATCCGCCCCGTTTGATGCGCTGCCGCGAAAAAACGCTCGCCGTGCTCAACGGCGTGAACGGGCTGCCGCTCGGAGTGAATGCAACGGAGGCGTACGAGAACTGCGTTCAAGACCTGCACCCCGGCGATCATATCGTCTTCTACACTGACGGCATCACCGAAGCCAACAACTCGGCAGGCGAACTCTTCGGCACGCACCGCCTCGACGCGGCCCTCACGGCATGTTCTTCCCAAGCGTCGCTGGTGCTGGATGCGGTGCTCCGGGCACTGAACGAGTTCGCCGCGGGTTATCCGGCCGACGACGACCGGACATTGTTGGTCGCAACGATTTCGTGA
- a CDS encoding response regulator → MQTLNQTAIEGIDEPRAQELFDAQWRSNARRTDRMFAVLMVLQWLGAIIVSLALSPKSWNGSESHIHPHVWLSLFFGGALTSLPVYLAWRFPGRTLTRHVIAVAQIMFSSLLIHVSGGRIETHFHVFGSLAFLAFYRDWTVLIPATVAVAVDHFVRGAFWPQTVFGITSPDPWRWIEHAGWVVFEDVFLIISCRHGVREMWSGANRTAELERINRDMCQQTLELETAKEAAEGANRAKSAFLANMSHEIRTPLNGILGFTELLRRGVSSEEQRAAYFNTIHSSGRHLLALISDILDISKIEAGRIEFERIRCSPHQILSEAVSLLRVAAQEKLLSLECRWTSGVPETILTDPARFRQLLMNLVGNAIRFTERGGVEVLLATTAGPAEPRLAVEVHDTGIGIPPDRLQRIFLPFEQADSSITRRFGGTGLGLPISRHIAAGLGGELTVESEYGRGSVFRVTLATGPLEGVRILDAPPSEAFVTTSKHHRKPEPIIADARVLLVEDGETNRELIRVLLEEAGIQVDCAENGQLGLEAAGREPFDLILMDMQMPVMDGYTATRLLRERGCRLPIIALTAHAMRGDEEKCIAAGCSGYLTKPIHIDELLDAVARALTQTADDQGTQPSETDESVGQRQSFDTPAQIATALPMDRPQLRKIVEGFVPRLHERLEDMQTALSEGDFDRLEQLAHWLKGTGGSVGFDCFTDPATRLEQLAKERQLEETAEVILELGTLADRIVLRA, encoded by the coding sequence ATGCAGACCTTGAATCAGACCGCGATCGAGGGAATCGACGAGCCCCGCGCGCAAGAACTTTTCGACGCGCAGTGGCGCAGCAACGCGCGGCGAACCGACCGGATGTTCGCGGTGTTGATGGTTCTGCAATGGCTGGGCGCCATCATTGTCTCCCTGGCGCTGTCGCCGAAATCATGGAATGGGTCCGAGAGCCATATCCACCCGCACGTCTGGCTTTCTCTGTTTTTCGGCGGCGCCTTGACTAGCTTGCCGGTGTATCTGGCTTGGAGATTTCCGGGCCGCACGCTGACCCGGCACGTGATCGCCGTCGCTCAGATTATGTTTTCGTCGCTGCTGATCCATGTGAGCGGGGGACGAATTGAGACGCACTTCCACGTTTTCGGCTCGCTCGCTTTCCTGGCGTTCTATCGCGACTGGACCGTTCTGATCCCGGCCACGGTCGCCGTGGCGGTGGACCATTTCGTTCGTGGAGCGTTCTGGCCCCAAACCGTGTTCGGGATTACATCGCCCGATCCCTGGCGGTGGATCGAACATGCCGGGTGGGTTGTCTTCGAGGACGTGTTTCTGATCATTTCCTGCCGCCACGGCGTGCGCGAGATGTGGTCCGGCGCGAACCGCACTGCGGAGTTGGAGCGAATCAACCGGGACATGTGCCAGCAGACGCTGGAACTTGAGACGGCCAAGGAAGCGGCCGAAGGGGCTAATCGAGCCAAGAGCGCCTTCCTGGCGAACATGAGCCATGAAATCCGCACTCCGCTCAATGGCATCCTGGGGTTCACCGAGCTGCTGCGCCGCGGCGTCAGTTCGGAGGAGCAGCGGGCTGCCTATTTCAATACGATTCATTCGAGTGGACGGCATCTGCTGGCATTGATCAGCGACATCCTCGACATCTCGAAGATCGAAGCCGGCCGCATCGAGTTCGAGCGAATTCGCTGCTCGCCACATCAGATCCTTTCCGAAGCCGTGTCATTGCTTCGCGTCGCGGCGCAGGAAAAACTTCTCAGTTTGGAATGCCGTTGGACCAGCGGAGTTCCCGAGACGATTTTGACCGATCCGGCCCGCTTCAGGCAATTGTTAATGAACCTGGTCGGAAACGCGATCAGGTTCACCGAGCGCGGCGGAGTCGAGGTCCTGCTGGCGACGACGGCGGGCCCGGCCGAGCCCCGTCTTGCGGTCGAGGTGCACGACACGGGAATTGGGATTCCGCCCGATCGACTACAAAGGATTTTCCTGCCTTTCGAGCAGGCCGACAGCTCCATCACGCGCCGCTTTGGCGGCACGGGTTTGGGATTGCCGATCAGCCGACATATCGCGGCGGGCCTCGGCGGCGAACTCACGGTCGAGAGCGAGTATGGGCGCGGAAGTGTGTTTCGAGTCACGCTGGCGACCGGTCCGCTCGAAGGTGTTCGCATATTGGATGCGCCTCCCTCCGAGGCCTTCGTGACGACGTCCAAGCACCATCGAAAACCAGAGCCGATCATTGCCGATGCGCGCGTGCTTCTCGTTGAGGACGGCGAAACCAATCGCGAGCTGATCCGCGTCTTGCTCGAGGAAGCGGGGATCCAAGTCGATTGCGCGGAGAATGGGCAACTCGGGCTCGAGGCCGCCGGCCGCGAGCCGTTCGATCTGATCCTGATGGACATGCAGATGCCGGTAATGGACGGTTATACGGCGACCCGGTTGCTCCGAGAGCGCGGATGCCGGCTGCCGATCATCGCACTTACGGCCCATGCCATGCGGGGCGATGAGGAAAAATGCATCGCCGCCGGCTGCAGCGGTTATCTGACCAAGCCGATTCATATCGATGAGCTTTTGGACGCCGTCGCCCGCGCTCTCACCCAAACCGCCGACGATCAGGGAACCCAGCCTTCCGAAACGGATGAATCCGTCGGCCAACGCCAATCGTTCGATACGCCGGCGCAAATCGCGACCGCGTTGCCGATGGACCGCCCGCAACTTCGGAAAATCGTTGAAGGTTTTGTGCCGCGATTGCACGAACGACTTGAAGACATGCAGACGGCGCTCAGCGAGGGGGACTTCGACCGGTTGGAGCAACTTGCCCATTGGCTGAAGGGAACTGGAGGAAGCGTCGGCTTTGACTGCTTCACCGATCCCGCGACCCGCTTGGAGCAGCTTGCCAAGGAGCGTCAACTGGAAGAGACTGCGGAAGTGATTCTCGAACTCGGCACTCTTGCCGACCGTATCGTCTTGAGGGCCTAG
- a CDS encoding sigma 54-interacting transcriptional regulator, whose amino-acid sequence MHLFTPPERRFAEAVSRLVYCNPFLPERIEHERAALQEEFDERNADWNLQGGISRRPPNVLVLIDKTEQVLERARDRLAASGGSAPADEELALYEDLLVLLLFDRHGFGEIQPSAALPKAAVLYEALLESAAPYLVIGTRKLPLWDQMPHMFACFFQLRNGFQNIFNYIIGVSHSAVELRAAVWQSIFTHDMRRYRRMLYKRMADYTTLITGPSGTGKELVARAIGLSRYIAFDPQARTFAGDSAESFFSLHLSALSPTLIESELFGHKRGSFTGAVADRAGWLEVCPPLGTVFLDEIGDLDPAIQVKLLRVLQSRTFSRLGETETRQFQGKILAAANQDLSEQIRNGRFREDLYYRLCSDIIVLPSLAQRLADDPDELRQLILHLVRRTVGEDAPDVSSEVENWIAEHLGMNYAWPGNIRELEQCVRNVLIRKQYHPPRARSQSTGVGPNQSLAADVLQGNLTVDELLRRYCTLVYAQTGSYEATARRLKLDRRTVKAKVDPRLLEQIA is encoded by the coding sequence ATGCATCTGTTCACGCCCCCGGAGCGCCGTTTCGCCGAGGCCGTTTCCAGACTCGTGTATTGTAATCCGTTTCTGCCAGAGCGGATCGAGCACGAGCGGGCCGCCCTACAAGAAGAATTCGACGAGCGGAACGCTGATTGGAACCTTCAAGGGGGGATTAGCCGGCGGCCGCCCAACGTTCTTGTCCTGATCGACAAGACGGAACAAGTGCTTGAGCGAGCCCGCGATCGGCTGGCGGCAAGTGGCGGCTCGGCTCCGGCGGACGAAGAGTTGGCCCTGTACGAAGATCTGCTCGTATTGCTGCTATTCGATCGCCACGGATTCGGCGAAATCCAACCTTCCGCGGCCCTTCCCAAGGCGGCCGTGCTCTACGAAGCGCTGCTCGAGAGCGCGGCGCCGTATCTGGTAATCGGCACGCGGAAGCTGCCGCTGTGGGACCAAATGCCGCACATGTTCGCCTGCTTCTTTCAACTTCGCAACGGGTTCCAGAACATCTTTAATTACATCATCGGCGTCTCGCATTCGGCTGTCGAGCTGCGCGCGGCCGTCTGGCAATCCATCTTCACGCACGACATGCGCCGCTATCGCCGCATGCTCTACAAGCGGATGGCCGACTACACGACGCTCATCACGGGGCCCTCCGGCACCGGCAAGGAATTGGTCGCCCGAGCGATCGGGCTGTCGCGCTATATCGCGTTCGACCCGCAAGCTCGCACGTTTGCCGGCGATTCCGCCGAGTCGTTCTTTTCGCTCCATCTTTCGGCGCTGAGCCCCACGCTGATCGAATCGGAATTGTTCGGGCACAAGCGGGGCTCGTTCACGGGAGCGGTGGCGGATCGCGCCGGCTGGCTCGAGGTGTGCCCTCCATTGGGAACTGTGTTCCTTGATGAGATCGGCGATCTGGATCCGGCGATTCAAGTGAAGCTATTGCGAGTCCTGCAAAGCCGCACGTTCAGTCGCCTGGGTGAGACGGAAACCCGGCAATTCCAGGGAAAAATCCTCGCGGCCGCCAATCAAGACCTCTCGGAGCAGATCCGCAACGGCCGCTTCCGAGAAGACTTGTACTACCGCCTCTGTTCCGACATCATCGTGCTCCCGTCGCTCGCCCAGCGGCTGGCCGATGATCCGGACGAGCTGCGGCAACTGATTTTACATTTGGTCCGGCGAACGGTTGGCGAGGACGCGCCGGACGTCTCGAGCGAGGTGGAGAATTGGATCGCCGAGCATTTGGGGATGAACTACGCCTGGCCCGGCAACATTCGCGAACTCGAGCAGTGCGTGCGCAACGTCCTGATCCGCAAGCAATATCATCCACCTCGCGCGCGGAGCCAATCGACCGGCGTCGGTCCGAACCAATCGCTTGCCGCCGACGTGCTTCAGGGCAACCTGACCGTGGACGAGCTATTGCGCCGTTATTGTACGCTCGTCTACGCACAAACCGGCAGCTACGAGGCGACGGCCCGCCGTTTGAAGCTCGACCGGCGAACCGTCAAGGCAAAGGTTGATCCGCGATTGCTCGAGCAAATCGCCTAA
- the tmk gene encoding dTMP kinase: MLLAPSRSAMIGGMGATQDGILIAVEGIDGAGKTTQVERLRAALAAAGETVVASKEPTSGKWGQRIRESAQHGRMALDQELHAFTEDRREHIAKIKPALDRGDIVLLDRYFYSTIAYQGARGADPVKIGNAMRAEFPIPDLVLLIDLHPAEALERISVSRGETPNHFERLDSLQAIRQRFLDIAKDDPTIQQINGSDGIEAVYQAAMHIVLNGVLKAKRCAKSYDCDVFYCSYRINGECRWANLYGQLNRGRQSSVPA, from the coding sequence ATGTTGCTGGCCCCATCCCGTTCAGCTATGATCGGCGGAATGGGAGCGACCCAGGATGGGATTCTGATTGCCGTTGAGGGCATCGACGGCGCAGGCAAGACAACTCAGGTTGAACGGCTGCGCGCTGCGCTGGCCGCAGCCGGCGAGACGGTCGTTGCATCGAAAGAGCCGACCAGCGGCAAATGGGGGCAGAGAATCCGTGAATCTGCACAACACGGACGGATGGCACTCGACCAAGAATTGCACGCTTTCACCGAAGATCGGCGTGAACACATCGCAAAGATCAAGCCCGCGCTAGATCGGGGCGACATCGTCCTGCTCGACCGCTATTTCTATTCGACTATTGCATACCAAGGGGCGCGCGGTGCCGATCCAGTAAAGATCGGCAATGCTATGCGGGCTGAATTCCCGATCCCCGACCTGGTGCTGCTCATCGACCTCCATCCCGCCGAAGCCCTCGAACGAATCTCGGTATCCAGGGGCGAGACGCCAAACCACTTTGAGCGATTGGACTCGTTGCAAGCGATCCGACAGCGGTTTTTAGACATCGCAAAGGATGACCCCACCATTCAGCAAATCAATGGCAGCGACGGGATTGAAGCCGTATATCAGGCTGCGATGCACATCGTCCTCAATGGCGTATTGAAGGCCAAGCGATGCGCCAAGTCTTACGATTGTGATGTGTTCTATTGCTCATATCGCATCAACGGCGAGTGTCGGTGGGCCAATCTTTATGGCCAACTTAATCGCGGTCGCCAATCATCGGTGCCCGCTTAG
- a CDS encoding prenyltransferase/squalene oxidase repeat-containing protein: MVDPRNASSSGRLAALALLCAAVAAPPPPALAEEPVRPLHVSAAKPRPFPATEPAAIEAALHRGIAFLVQDQNRDGSWGTAGRTKDLNIYAPGDAHQGYRAAVTALCVLALLETGDHAAETSSAIDRGETWLLDHLGSLRRSSPDVLYNIWGHCYGIQALAKMCEAKPDDHDRQKRIRDLIVQQIDLLHRYEAVNGGWGYYDFEFQTQQPAADTASFMSAAVLVALKKAQQIGVEVPRKVVDRAIASIHRQQKPDLSYLYGEYMWYAPAAPINLPGSSLGRTQSCNVALRLWDDRRITDEILATCLDRLFDRNIWLDIGRKRPIPHESFFAVAGYFYYFGHYYAALAIELLPADQRPPQQQQLAYRLLDLQEKDGSWWDYPLYNYHQQYGTAFALMSLVRCLPVK, from the coding sequence ATGGTCGATCCGCGAAACGCGTCGAGTTCCGGGCGCCTTGCCGCCCTCGCGCTGTTGTGCGCCGCGGTCGCAGCGCCGCCGCCGCCGGCGTTGGCCGAGGAGCCCGTGCGCCCGCTGCACGTCAGTGCCGCCAAGCCGCGGCCCTTCCCGGCCACGGAACCCGCTGCGATCGAAGCCGCCCTGCATCGCGGGATCGCGTTTCTCGTGCAAGACCAGAACCGCGACGGATCTTGGGGCACTGCTGGGCGAACCAAGGATCTGAACATTTACGCGCCGGGGGATGCGCATCAAGGCTACCGGGCCGCCGTCACGGCGCTGTGCGTACTGGCGCTCTTGGAAACGGGCGATCATGCCGCGGAAACGTCGTCCGCCATAGATCGCGGCGAAACATGGCTGCTCGATCACTTAGGGAGCCTGCGGCGCTCCTCGCCCGACGTGCTTTACAACATCTGGGGGCATTGTTACGGAATTCAAGCGCTGGCAAAGATGTGCGAGGCCAAGCCCGACGACCACGACCGGCAAAAGCGGATTCGCGATCTGATCGTCCAGCAGATCGACTTGCTGCACCGTTACGAGGCGGTTAATGGCGGCTGGGGATACTACGACTTCGAATTCCAGACCCAGCAGCCCGCCGCCGACACGGCCAGCTTCATGAGCGCCGCCGTGCTCGTCGCGCTCAAGAAAGCCCAACAGATCGGCGTGGAGGTGCCGCGCAAGGTGGTAGATCGGGCAATCGCCTCGATCCATCGCCAACAAAAGCCCGACTTGTCGTACCTGTACGGCGAATATATGTGGTACGCTCCAGCGGCTCCGATCAATTTGCCTGGAAGCAGCCTCGGCCGCACGCAGTCGTGCAATGTCGCATTGCGGCTGTGGGACGATCGGCGCATAACCGACGAAATCCTGGCGACGTGTCTCGATCGGCTATTCGACCGCAACATCTGGCTCGACATCGGCCGGAAGAGGCCGATCCCGCACGAATCCTTTTTCGCCGTGGCGGGCTATTTCTATTACTTCGGGCACTACTACGCTGCCCTGGCCATCGAGTTGCTCCCCGCCGATCAGCGGCCGCCGCAACAGCAGCAACTTGCTTACCGGCTCCTTGACTTGCAGGAAAAAGATGGCTCGTGGTGGGACTATCCGCTTTACAATTATCATCAACAATACGGCACGGCATTCGCGCTGATGTCCTTGGTGCGCTGCCTGCCCGTGAAATGA